The nucleotide sequence ACGACGGCCGCAATATTAATATCTTTTTCAAGCCTATTTAACCTTTAATGATGAAAAGAGGGTCGCATGATAGATGATGACCGCTGGAAATACTGAAATAAGTATGTAATAAAGTATAAGCCGTGATGCCGCCGCGGGGACTTGAACCCCGGACAACCCGGTCACTGCGAGTATTAAAAACTTCAGCCGGGCGCTCTCCCGGGCTGAGCTACGGCGGCATTATTATTATTTACATATGACTTTATAGGTTTATTGGTTATTATTTTATCTTAAGGGGTCGGGCGACACCCTATAGAGATTCCCTAATCATGGGGGATTACAGTGAAATAGGGTCTCCAGAGGCCCCTACACTAATTTTTTAAGTAATTGTTTGAATACCTTTTTAACCAGATTCTAGGTGCTCAGCGTGTATAAAGTTTTGCTAATTAGACTTACCAACCTAGATAATCTGATAGTAAATAGTGTAAGAACACATCTAATGAATATGGGATTTGAGGTTGAAGTAAATGAGGAAATTTTTCATTTGAATGCTGAGTTATTTAATTGGGAAAGATGGCAGTATAATGCTGATAAATTATTACAGTTAGTTAAACTAACCTTTGAAAGATACCCTTACGATGCCGTTATAGGTATAGGAGAAGCAGATGGTTTTTCAGATGGTCTTAATTTTGTCTTTGGTCTTTCTACGAAAAAATATGGTTTAGTTTTTCTATCCAGATTAAAGGAGGAATTTTATGGTAGAGTAATTAACTCAAGTCTGTATATAGAGAGAACTCTAAAGGAAGTTACACATGAATTAGGTCATACCTTAGGATTAGGTCATTGTAATAATAAGGAATGTGTTATGAACTTCAGTGTTTCAGTAGAGGATGTAGATAAAAAAGGCAAATACTTTTGCACATCATGTTCCGATAAATTAAATATCAACAACAAATCTTAAAATATAAGTTCCATCGTTCTGACTTATCAGCATCTCATGGTATGTCATTGCTTTCACTACAGTTCTCCTTTCATGTTTTTCAGGATTGAACTTTTCACCATATGCTTTGCCCTTGAGGGTCATATTGTTTAAATCTATACTAACCTTAAATTTACCAAATAAAAGTAAATCTGAATCATAATATACGAGTAAACTTTCTATCCACCTATATAATAAGTTCTCTAAATCTGAACCTATCTCCTCTATCTCTACCTCCACCTTATATTCTATTTTACTTGTATCAGTCATAACTTCAAAAACGGCTAGTGCTGCGCTTTCAAATGCCTCCTCTAAACTTCTACCATATGCTATTATTCCTATATCTGCAGTGTGATCAAAGAACTCGAATCG is from Sulfolobus acidocaldarius DSM 639 and encodes:
- a CDS encoding archaemetzincin family Zn-dependent metalloprotease, with translation MYKVLLIRLTNLDNLIVNSVRTHLMNMGFEVEVNEEIFHLNAELFNWERWQYNADKLLQLVKLTFERYPYDAVIGIGEADGFSDGLNFVFGLSTKKYGLVFLSRLKEEFYGRVINSSLYIERTLKEVTHELGHTLGLGHCNNKECVMNFSVSVEDVDKKGKYFCTSCSDKLNINNKS
- a CDS encoding archease; its protein translation is MTRFEFFDHTADIGIIAYGRSLEEAFESAALAVFEVMTDTSKIEYKVEVEIEEIGSDLENLLYRWIESLLVYYDSDLLLFGKFKVSIDLNNMTLKGKAYGEKFNPEKHERRTVVKAMTYHEMLISQNDGTYILRFVVDI